In one window of Meiothermus sp. DNA:
- a CDS encoding pyroglutamyl-peptidase I, with translation MKILVTGFEPFAGLPHNPSSALLEHLPNRLGQAELVRATLPVDTLRAPEALQELYRRHQPAAALHLGLAAGRALLSLERLAVNLLDFEIADNGGHHLQDTPILPGGPLALHTRLPIRAIQARWAEAGIPGVVSNSAGLYLCNQVMYLALATLPLEAPAGFIHLPPDETLALHKPQAFVPLQTQAQAIRLALQVTLEQLPKTGPASTPQQKMPGTGASSSLPARKVESA, from the coding sequence GTGAAGATTCTGGTTACCGGTTTTGAGCCTTTTGCCGGGTTACCGCACAACCCCAGCAGCGCTTTGCTCGAGCACCTGCCCAACCGGCTGGGCCAGGCCGAGTTGGTGCGCGCCACGCTGCCGGTAGACACCCTCCGGGCGCCCGAGGCCCTGCAGGAGCTCTACCGTCGCCACCAGCCTGCCGCTGCGCTCCACCTGGGGCTGGCCGCAGGCCGGGCACTCCTGTCGCTCGAGCGCCTGGCGGTAAACCTGCTCGACTTTGAAATCGCCGACAATGGCGGGCACCACCTGCAAGACACCCCCATTCTGCCGGGGGGCCCCCTGGCCCTGCACACCCGACTCCCCATCCGGGCCATCCAGGCCCGCTGGGCCGAGGCGGGCATTCCTGGCGTGGTCAGCAACAGCGCGGGGCTGTATCTGTGCAACCAGGTGATGTACCTGGCCCTGGCCACGCTGCCGCTGGAGGCGCCTGCCGGGTTCATCCACCTGCCCCCCGACGAAACCCTGGCCCTGCACAAGCCCCAGGCATTTGTGCCACTCCAAACCCAGGCCCAGGCCATCCGGCTGGCCTTGCAGGTGACCCTCGAGCAGTTACCCAAGACCGGGCCAGCGTCCACCCCACAGCAGAAAATGCCCGGTACTGGGGCCTCGAGCAGCCTGCCTGCGCGCAAGGTTGAATCGGCATGA
- the mfd gene encoding transcription-repair coupling factor: MNTTAQSIHNHYLPGLPQVARALLFAQGEGPRVLLCPLERLSLYADLGSLGISAYVNPGLEAVGEAQVVVMSYEEALAPFPERPEDWRLVLEVGRSYLREDLLERLYRMGYLGEPDEDEKAGFRVRGEIVEIGEVRLEFFGDELDGLKVAGEARQRYVLTARVGKAETWDAHKILHFPGTVYLDTPALAPEALWPLIAGRDRVAFGLGGPELPSQHLPYRPLPPYRARLSQFVDDVHTWMGAGFSVVFFYRHPKSRSYLLHKLQGSGERGQGSGERSYALAPDTLRSTPILSPKPGTLNLVPAPFEGAFLDPERRTVYLSEAHLYAFGGAEVLRNRRVVAGEADPGALSVGDYLIHPEHGIGQYLGLETREVLGAKRDYLVLQYAGEGKMYLPVEQLPLLKRHPGTTDDPPALSSLGKGEWKRTREKAQRDAEELAQRMLVLHAKREATPGRAFGPLPEWDSLVEQNFPFELTPDQHKALEETLRDLEAPRPMERLISGDVGFGKTEVALRAAHRVVGHGAQVAVLVPTTLLAEQHKETFQKRLAGLPVRVAALSRFVSEREEREILKGLAQGTVDIVIGTHRLLSPDVRFKDLGLLVVDEEHRFGVAQKERIRELKEAVDTLFLSATPIPRTLYSALVGLRDLSSIQTAPPGRKPIQTVLAPYDPALVRQGIMDELERGGKAFYVHDRVATILARRQYLEALVPEARFGVVHGQMHEAEVEETMLAFAEGAFDVLLATTIIESGLDIPEANTILVERADKLGLAALYQLRGRVGRRQEEAYAYLFHPLRLTEGAERRLAAIADLSDLGSGHLLAEKDMEIRGVGNLLGPEQHGHIRAVSLEIYTELLSEAIRKLKGEKVEPERHVTLDLQLSARLTPEYIPSPEARSRYYGRLAETRNLAQLSRIAREIKERYGPAPEEVENFLALSKLRLVAQSKGVVSITEDMLHLQIAFETVRLDYDAKALRALPFRVEPTQYPPGFRIPKKGLDPKRFVEALSEVLYLVD; the protein is encoded by the coding sequence ATGAACACAACCGCACAATCCATCCACAACCACTACCTGCCTGGCCTGCCCCAGGTGGCCCGTGCGCTGCTTTTTGCCCAGGGCGAAGGCCCCCGGGTGTTGCTCTGCCCCCTCGAGCGCCTGAGTCTGTATGCCGACCTGGGGTCGCTGGGGATCTCGGCTTACGTGAACCCCGGCCTGGAGGCCGTTGGCGAGGCGCAGGTGGTGGTGATGAGCTACGAGGAGGCCCTGGCCCCATTCCCCGAACGACCCGAAGACTGGCGGCTGGTGCTCGAGGTGGGCCGCAGCTACCTGCGCGAAGACCTGCTCGAGCGCCTCTATCGCATGGGCTACCTGGGCGAACCCGACGAAGATGAAAAAGCCGGTTTCCGGGTGCGCGGGGAGATTGTAGAGATTGGCGAGGTTCGCCTGGAGTTCTTTGGCGATGAACTCGATGGCCTCAAGGTGGCGGGGGAAGCCCGGCAGCGCTACGTTCTGACGGCCCGCGTAGGCAAGGCCGAGACCTGGGACGCCCACAAAATCCTGCACTTCCCCGGCACGGTCTACCTCGATACCCCAGCCCTGGCCCCCGAGGCGCTCTGGCCCCTAATAGCAGGGCGGGATCGGGTGGCCTTTGGCCTGGGGGGGCCAGAACTGCCCTCCCAGCACCTGCCCTACAGGCCCCTCCCTCCCTACCGGGCCCGCCTCTCGCAGTTTGTGGATGATGTGCACACCTGGATGGGGGCGGGTTTTTCGGTGGTCTTTTTCTATCGGCACCCCAAGAGCCGCAGCTACCTGCTACACAAACTACAGGGGTCAGGGGAGAGGGGTCAGGGTTCCGGCGAGCGGTCCTATGCCCTGGCGCCCGACACCCTTCGTTCTACCCCGATCCTGTCACCCAAACCGGGAACCCTGAATCTGGTGCCCGCCCCCTTCGAAGGGGCCTTCCTGGACCCCGAGCGGCGCACGGTGTATCTGAGCGAAGCCCATCTGTACGCCTTTGGGGGGGCAGAAGTACTGCGGAACCGGCGGGTGGTAGCGGGCGAGGCCGACCCTGGGGCGCTCTCGGTAGGCGACTACCTGATTCACCCCGAGCACGGCATCGGGCAGTACCTGGGCCTGGAAACCCGCGAGGTGCTGGGAGCCAAGCGCGACTACCTGGTCTTGCAGTATGCGGGCGAGGGGAAGATGTACCTTCCGGTAGAGCAGCTACCCCTCCTCAAGCGCCACCCCGGCACCACCGATGACCCCCCGGCCCTCTCCTCGCTGGGCAAGGGGGAGTGGAAGCGCACCCGGGAAAAGGCCCAGCGCGACGCCGAGGAGCTGGCCCAGCGGATGCTGGTACTGCACGCCAAGCGTGAGGCCACGCCGGGCCGGGCTTTTGGCCCGCTGCCCGAGTGGGATTCCCTGGTGGAGCAGAACTTTCCCTTCGAGCTGACCCCGGACCAGCACAAGGCCCTGGAAGAAACCCTGCGCGACCTCGAGGCCCCCCGGCCCATGGAGCGCCTGATCTCGGGCGATGTGGGCTTCGGCAAGACCGAGGTGGCCCTGCGGGCGGCCCACCGGGTGGTGGGACATGGCGCTCAGGTAGCGGTGCTGGTGCCTACCACGCTCCTGGCCGAGCAGCACAAAGAAACCTTTCAAAAACGCCTGGCGGGCCTGCCGGTACGGGTGGCAGCCCTCTCGCGTTTTGTTTCCGAGCGCGAGGAGCGGGAAATCCTGAAAGGCCTGGCGCAGGGTACCGTGGATATCGTGATCGGCACCCACCGCCTCTTGTCCCCCGACGTGCGCTTCAAAGACCTGGGCCTTCTGGTGGTGGACGAGGAGCACCGCTTTGGGGTGGCCCAGAAGGAGCGCATCCGCGAACTCAAGGAGGCCGTGGACACCCTGTTTTTGTCGGCCACGCCCATCCCCCGCACGCTCTACAGCGCCCTGGTGGGCCTGCGCGACCTGAGTAGCATCCAGACTGCCCCGCCGGGCCGCAAGCCCATCCAGACAGTGCTGGCCCCCTACGACCCCGCGCTGGTGCGACAGGGGATTATGGACGAGCTCGAGCGCGGCGGCAAAGCTTTCTACGTACACGACCGGGTGGCTACCATACTGGCGCGGCGCCAGTACCTCGAAGCCCTCGTTCCCGAGGCCCGCTTTGGGGTGGTGCACGGCCAGATGCACGAGGCCGAGGTAGAGGAGACCATGCTGGCCTTTGCCGAGGGGGCTTTCGACGTGCTGTTGGCTACCACCATCATCGAAAGCGGCCTGGACATCCCCGAGGCCAACACCATCCTGGTCGAGCGGGCCGACAAGCTGGGCCTGGCGGCCCTCTACCAGCTCCGCGGGCGGGTGGGCAGGCGGCAGGAAGAGGCCTATGCCTACCTGTTTCACCCCCTGCGCCTGACCGAGGGCGCCGAGCGCCGCCTGGCCGCCATCGCCGACCTTTCCGACCTGGGTTCGGGGCACCTTTTAGCCGAGAAGGACATGGAAATTCGTGGGGTGGGCAATCTGTTGGGGCCCGAGCAGCACGGGCATATCCGCGCGGTGAGCCTGGAAATCTACACCGAGCTTTTGTCGGAGGCCATCCGCAAGCTCAAGGGGGAGAAGGTGGAGCCGGAGCGTCACGTCACCCTCGACCTCCAGCTTTCGGCCCGCCTCACCCCCGAGTACATCCCCAGCCCCGAAGCCCGCAGCCGCTACTATGGCCGCCTGGCCGAAACCCGCAACCTGGCCCAGCTTTCCCGCATTGCCAGGGAAATCAAGGAACGCTACGGCCCCGCACCCGAGGAGGTGGAAAACTTCCTGGCCCTCAGCAAACTCCGGCTGGTAGCACAGTCCAAGGGGGTGGTCTCCATCACCGAGGACATGCTTCACCTGCAGATTGCCTTCGAGACCGTCCGCCTCGACTACGACGCCAAAGCCCTGCGGGCCTTACCCTTCCGGGTCGAACCCACCCAGTACCCGCCGGGGTTTCGTATTCCCAAAAAAGGTTTAGACCCTAAGCGGTTTGTAGAGGCCCTCAGCGAGGTGCTTTATCTGGTGGACTGA
- a CDS encoding nucleotidyltransferase domain-containing protein, which produces METQLIESIEGVFAGYPQVQAAFLFGSRAFGEARPDSDWDLAVYLEPPELDPTLEILTDLVKAGFERTDLVVLNQAPPVLAFEVVRANKVIYRREGFCVGSYVSRVVREYWDLEPLLRIQREAMKRRWLG; this is translated from the coding sequence GTGGAAACCCAGTTGATCGAAAGCATTGAAGGGGTATTTGCTGGGTATCCGCAGGTGCAAGCCGCTTTCTTGTTCGGCTCCCGCGCCTTTGGGGAGGCTCGCCCGGATAGCGATTGGGACCTGGCGGTGTACCTCGAGCCCCCAGAACTCGATCCCACGCTGGAGATCCTGACCGACTTGGTGAAAGCCGGTTTTGAGCGCACCGACTTGGTGGTTTTGAACCAGGCCCCACCCGTGCTGGCCTTCGAGGTAGTGCGGGCCAACAAGGTGATTTACCGGCGGGAGGGGTTTTGCGTGGGCAGCTATGTTTCGCGGGTGGTGCGGGAATACTGGGACTTAGAGCCCCTCTTGCGCATCCAGCGGGAAGCTATGAAAAGGCGGTGGCTGGGCTGA
- the hemW gene encoding radical SAM family heme chaperone HemW translates to MQGLYVHVPFCPTLCPYCDFHVVRRHGGVVAAFLERLAEEAKALYAQYPEPLKTLYFGGGTPSFLRSAELQALFAALPWDIREAEVTMEANPGTLNPERLQLLRGLGVNRLSLGVQSFQDEVLRTLGRAHGRKGALKAVEMSLEAGFRTSLDLILGLPGQDFAADLREARALGVGHISAYTLQIEPGTPFALANLQTDEEQEARAFEQAEEILGEAGFVRYEVSNFALPHQESRHNKLYWQLGFWGALGPGAAAHLPDLAGKALYAIRATNPPLPRWLAGEGPSVEEISPLEHVKEALMLGLRLAEGVEVGELERQTSLEVWEKLEPAVRELEGQKLLWARGKRIGVARAGVAILHGIILRLWEALEAK, encoded by the coding sequence ATGCAGGGCCTGTACGTTCACGTTCCCTTCTGCCCCACCCTTTGCCCCTACTGCGATTTTCACGTGGTCAGGCGGCACGGGGGGGTGGTAGCGGCCTTCCTCGAGCGCCTCGCCGAGGAAGCCAAAGCCCTCTATGCGCAGTACCCGGAGCCCCTGAAAACCCTTTACTTTGGCGGCGGCACCCCCAGCTTCCTACGCAGCGCCGAGCTACAAGCCCTATTTGCTGCCCTGCCCTGGGACATCCGCGAAGCCGAGGTCACCATGGAGGCCAACCCCGGTACGCTAAACCCCGAGCGGCTGCAACTGCTGCGGGGCCTGGGGGTGAACCGGCTCTCGCTGGGGGTACAGAGCTTCCAGGACGAAGTTTTGCGCACCCTGGGCCGCGCCCACGGACGCAAAGGCGCCCTGAAGGCGGTGGAGATGAGCCTGGAAGCCGGTTTCCGCACCTCGCTGGACCTGATTCTGGGCCTGCCCGGCCAGGACTTCGCGGCCGACCTGCGCGAAGCCCGCGCCCTGGGCGTGGGGCATATTTCGGCCTACACGCTGCAAATAGAGCCCGGCACGCCCTTTGCGCTGGCCAACCTGCAAACCGACGAGGAGCAGGAGGCCCGCGCATTCGAACAGGCCGAGGAGATTCTGGGCGAAGCCGGGTTTGTGCGGTACGAGGTTTCCAACTTTGCCCTACCCCACCAGGAAAGCAGGCACAACAAGCTCTACTGGCAACTGGGCTTCTGGGGGGCGCTGGGGCCTGGCGCGGCGGCGCACCTGCCTGATCTAGCGGGAAAAGCCCTATATGCCATCCGTGCCACCAACCCACCGCTTCCGCGCTGGCTGGCAGGGGAAGGGCCCTCGGTGGAAGAAATAAGCCCCCTCGAGCACGTCAAAGAAGCCCTGATGTTGGGCCTGCGGCTGGCCGAGGGGGTGGAAGTAGGAGAGCTCGAGCGGCAGACGAGTTTGGAGGTCTGGGAAAAGCTCGAGCCGGCAGTGCGCGAACTCGAGGGGCAAAAACTTTTATGGGCTCGAGGTAAGAGAATAGGAGTGGCTCGAGCTGGGGTAGCCATTCTTCACGGTATCATCTTGCGGCTGTGGGAAGCTTTGGAGGCTAAATAA
- a CDS encoding S9 family peptidase, translated as MRQLHALFALGLLWVAPLALGQNAVTIAELSRLRYGGGALVAERVLERNPSFTRYLVRYPSDGLTMYGFMNVPNTAGRFPVVIVIHGYVNPATYRTLAYTTRYADGLARAGFVTLHPNLRGHGLSQGSPEQGASRVLYAREILDLAAIVRAQAGRGALEKALPSVGLMGHSMGGGIAQRVAVLDPQIRAVLLYGTMHGDDLKNARQICFVFTNRQRGCNELNTPPETLAQISPINFYARIRAPVQVHHGTADTQTPYAWAEEICAALRKNNVSHQCFTYPGAGHTFRGNDYNTLMRRARSFFGQALRSGG; from the coding sequence ATGCGCCAGCTACACGCCCTATTCGCTCTTGGCTTGTTGTGGGTGGCCCCGTTGGCCTTGGGCCAGAATGCGGTCACCATTGCCGAACTCAGCCGCCTTCGCTACGGCGGCGGGGCCCTGGTGGCCGAGCGGGTGTTGGAGCGCAACCCCAGCTTCACCCGCTATCTGGTGCGTTACCCCTCCGACGGCCTGACCATGTACGGCTTCATGAACGTGCCCAACACGGCGGGGCGCTTTCCGGTGGTGATTGTGATTCACGGGTATGTGAACCCTGCCACCTACCGCACCCTGGCCTACACCACCCGCTACGCCGACGGGCTGGCCCGGGCCGGCTTCGTCACCCTTCACCCCAACCTGCGCGGGCATGGGCTGTCGCAGGGGAGCCCCGAGCAAGGGGCCTCGAGGGTGCTGTATGCACGGGAAATACTCGACCTGGCCGCCATTGTGCGGGCCCAGGCCGGGCGGGGCGCCCTGGAAAAAGCCCTGCCCAGCGTGGGGCTGATGGGGCACAGCATGGGCGGCGGGATTGCCCAGCGGGTAGCGGTACTCGACCCGCAAATTCGGGCAGTTTTGCTCTACGGCACCATGCACGGCGACGACCTGAAGAATGCGCGGCAAATTTGCTTTGTCTTCACCAACCGTCAGCGTGGCTGCAACGAACTCAATACGCCGCCCGAGACCCTGGCGCAAATCTCCCCCATCAACTTTTACGCCCGTATCCGGGCCCCGGTGCAGGTGCACCACGGTACCGCCGATACCCAGACCCCCTACGCCTGGGCCGAAGAAATTTGCGCAGCGCTGCGGAAAAACAACGTTTCTCACCAGTGTTTTACCTACCCCGGGGCGGGCCACACTTTCAGGGGCAACGACTACAACACCCTGATGCGCCGGGCCCGGAGCTTCTTTGGGCAGGCTTTGCGAAGCGGCGGATGA
- a CDS encoding roadblock/LC7 domain-containing protein, whose amino-acid sequence MVEPAIALFGGAYEKALHVLEELLRESGARYVLLLDRKGFVLAHKEALWAPRPPALDSLATLIAGNAAATQALAKMLGEPRFNELLHQGATHGLYAEEVGELALLVVIFDNSAPVGRVKLFGKRAVQALEVITRDAVVQPGTLGIDHEYRDGASALLDELFGN is encoded by the coding sequence ATGGTTGAGCCTGCCATCGCACTCTTTGGGGGCGCTTACGAGAAGGCTTTGCACGTCCTCGAGGAGTTGTTGCGCGAGAGCGGGGCGCGCTACGTGCTGTTGCTAGACCGTAAAGGGTTTGTGCTGGCCCACAAAGAAGCCCTCTGGGCGCCCAGGCCCCCAGCGCTGGACTCGCTGGCTACCCTCATCGCCGGAAACGCCGCAGCTACGCAGGCCCTGGCCAAAATGCTGGGCGAGCCCCGCTTCAACGAGCTACTGCACCAGGGGGCCACGCACGGGCTGTACGCCGAGGAGGTGGGCGAACTGGCCTTGCTGGTGGTCATCTTCGATAACTCGGCCCCGGTGGGCCGGGTCAAGCTTTTTGGCAAGCGGGCCGTGCAGGCCCTCGAGGTCATCACCAGGGACGCAGTGGTGCAACCTGGAACCCTCGGGATTGATCATGAGTATCGGGACGGGGCCAGTGCCCTCCTGGACGAACTATTTGGGAACTGA
- a CDS encoding ATP/GTP-binding protein → MSTINFAAREINFKIVYYGPGMSGKTTNLKWVFQQVPQNRKGEMVSLATEDERTLFFDFLPVDLGEVKGFKTRFHLYTVPGQVFYNASRKLILRGVDGLVFVADSAPNRLRANAESMRNLRENLAEYGIKAEDIPIVLQANKRDTPDALPVEMIQAVIDPEMRLPIFEAVATTGMGVFETLKAVSRQVLSRVAAAS, encoded by the coding sequence ATGAGCACGATTAACTTTGCCGCCAGAGAAATCAACTTCAAAATTGTCTACTACGGCCCCGGAATGTCCGGTAAGACCACCAACCTTAAGTGGGTCTTCCAGCAGGTGCCGCAAAACCGCAAAGGGGAGATGGTCTCGCTGGCTACCGAGGACGAGCGCACCCTCTTCTTCGACTTTTTGCCGGTAGATCTGGGCGAGGTTAAGGGCTTCAAGACCCGCTTCCACCTCTATACCGTGCCGGGGCAGGTCTTTTACAACGCCAGCCGAAAGCTGATCTTGCGGGGGGTGGATGGCCTTGTGTTTGTGGCCGACTCGGCCCCCAACCGCCTCAGGGCCAATGCCGAATCCATGCGCAACCTGCGTGAGAACCTGGCCGAGTATGGTATCAAGGCCGAGGACATTCCCATCGTGCTCCAGGCCAACAAGCGCGACACCCCCGATGCCCTGCCGGTGGAGATGATTCAGGCCGTGATTGACCCCGAGATGCGCCTGCCCATCTTCGAGGCGGTAGCCACCACGGGAATGGGGGTCTTCGAGACCCTCAAGGCTGTAAGCCGCCAGGTGCTCTCCCGAGTGGCGGCGGCCAGTTGA
- the gcvT gene encoding glycine cleavage system aminomethyltransferase GcvT has translation MKTTPLHPAHLALGAKMLPFAGYEMPIQYTSITSEHLAVRGLAGMFDVSHMGEFWIRGPGALSFLQYATLNDVSKLKVGRAQYSMLPNAQGGLVDDIYIYRTGESEYLMVVNAANIEKDWAHLNSLKAGFEVELENASDFFALIAVQGPQAVAVLQKLSDTDLASRKKNDTFMGKLSGKWVRFARTGYTGEDGYEVFVAPDEARAVWEALLGAEVTPCGLGARDTLRLEAGFPLYGHELTDETSPLCTPFSWVIKSHKEFHGKEALLKSPCERQLVGLQVEGGIPREGYRVMQGGREVGILTSGTHSPVLKKGIGMAYVKANLAAVGTPLEVEIRGRMAAATVVEMPFVKL, from the coding sequence ATGAAAACCACCCCACTTCATCCAGCGCACCTGGCTTTGGGAGCCAAGATGCTGCCTTTTGCCGGCTATGAGATGCCCATTCAGTACACCTCCATTACCTCCGAGCACCTGGCCGTGCGGGGGCTCGCGGGCATGTTCGACGTGAGCCACATGGGGGAGTTCTGGATACGGGGGCCGGGGGCGCTTTCGTTCTTGCAATATGCAACCCTGAACGACGTCTCCAAGCTCAAGGTGGGGCGGGCCCAGTACTCCATGCTGCCCAACGCGCAGGGGGGGCTGGTAGACGATATTTACATCTATCGAACGGGCGAGAGTGAATATTTGATGGTGGTGAACGCGGCCAACATCGAGAAAGACTGGGCTCACCTCAACAGCCTGAAGGCAGGTTTTGAAGTAGAGCTCGAGAACGCCTCCGACTTCTTTGCCCTTATTGCCGTACAGGGCCCCCAGGCGGTAGCCGTGCTGCAAAAGCTCTCGGACACCGACCTGGCCTCGCGCAAGAAGAACGATACCTTTATGGGCAAGCTCTCCGGCAAGTGGGTGCGCTTTGCCCGCACCGGCTACACCGGTGAGGATGGCTACGAGGTGTTTGTGGCCCCGGATGAGGCCCGGGCGGTCTGGGAGGCTTTGTTGGGAGCGGAAGTGACCCCATGTGGGCTGGGGGCGCGGGATACCCTGCGGCTCGAGGCGGGCTTCCCCCTCTATGGCCACGAGCTAACCGACGAGACCAGCCCCCTTTGTACGCCCTTTAGCTGGGTGATTAAGAGCCACAAGGAGTTTCACGGCAAAGAAGCTCTGCTAAAAAGCCCCTGCGAGCGGCAACTGGTGGGCTTGCAGGTGGAAGGGGGCATTCCCCGCGAGGGTTACCGGGTGATGCAGGGGGGGCGGGAAGTGGGTATTCTGACTTCGGGTACACATTCACCCGTGCTAAAGAAGGGTATCGGTATGGCGTATGTGAAGGCTAACCTGGCCGCCGTGGGGACGCCCCTCGAGGTCGAAATTCGCGGCAGAATGGCAGCCGCAACCGTGGTCGAGATGCCTTTTGTTAAGTTGTAG
- the gcvH gene encoding glycine cleavage system protein GcvH, which produces MNYPSELKYTKSHEWVRLEGDVAVVGITDFAQDALGDVVFVELPQMGKVAEPGAAIAVVESVKTASDIYAPVAGEIIEVNDALGDKPELLNQSPYGEGWLFKMKVNPADVEGLLSAADYQAVAESQ; this is translated from the coding sequence ATGAACTATCCTTCCGAGCTAAAGTACACCAAATCGCACGAGTGGGTTCGCCTCGAGGGCGACGTAGCCGTGGTGGGTATCACCGATTTTGCCCAGGATGCCCTGGGCGACGTGGTGTTCGTGGAACTGCCGCAGATGGGCAAGGTTGCCGAACCGGGGGCGGCGATAGCGGTGGTGGAGTCGGTCAAGACCGCCTCGGATATATACGCGCCGGTAGCGGGTGAGATCATCGAGGTGAACGATGCTTTGGGCGACAAACCTGAATTGCTTAACCAGTCGCCCTATGGAGAAGGGTGGCTGTTCAAGATGAAGGTCAATCCTGCCGACGTGGAGGGGCTTTTGTCGGCGGCGGATTATCAGGCTGTAGCGGAAAGCCAGTGA